AGACAGGGTGAAAAGAAGATCGATTACATAAGCATTTGCTCTCCCAATTACCTTCATGATGCCCACATCAGGCTGACCCTTCGAAATGATGCACATGCCATCTGTGAAAAGCCCCTGGTCCTTAATCCCTGGAATGTAGATGCCTTGGATGAGATTGAAAAAGAGACAGGCAAAAAGATTAATGTCATTCTTCAGTTACGTCTCCATCCTGTTATTCAGGAGCTTAAAAAAAAGATTTCCGAATCCTCGCAAAATAAAATTTATGATATTGACCTCACGTACATAACCAGCAGGGGGCGGTGGTATTTCTATTCATGGAAAGGGGATATCATCAAATCAGGAGGTGTGGCAACAAATATCGGCGTACATTTTTTTGATGTGTTAACCAGCATCTTCGGGGATGTTGAGCAAAGTACGGTTCATTTTTCTGACCAGAAAACAGTAGCCGGTTTCTTATACCTTAAAAATGCCCGGATCAGGTGGCTTTTAAGCCTTGATTTTGAATTGCTTCCTGACGAAATAAAGGCCAGAGGTCAGCAAACATACCGTTCTTTAACTCTCGATGGAAAAGAGATTGAATTCAGTGAAGGATTTACCGACTTGCATACGGTGAGCTACAAGAAAATTCTGGAGGGTGATGGTTTCACCGTACATGATGCACGGCCAGGTATTCGAATCGCCTATGAAATCCGGAATGCCTTGCCTTCCGGATTAAAAGGCGATTATCACCCATTTCTGCAAAAAATCATGCGGAAGTGAAAACAGTGTGATGGACTTTGATTAATTTTAGTATTTAATCATTCGGCATGAAAATTTTGGTCACAGGAGGAACAGGATATATTGGATCACATACGGTTGTTGAACTCCAGCAGGAAGGCTTCGAAGTGGTGATCATTGATAATCTGAGCAATTCAAAGTTCGAGGTTGTTCAGGCTATTAAAAAGATTACCGGTATATCACCCGATGTTGAAATTTTCGATCTGACGGATGAAAAAAAAGTTGCAGACTTCTTCAGAAGACATAGTGACCTGACAGGTATTATTCATTTTGCTGCTTTTAAAAAGGTAGGAGAATCGGTGAAAGAGCCGCTGAAGTATTACCGGAATAATATCGTAGCCTTGTTGAACCTGCTTTACGCGATGAAAAAGCACAGCCTGGCATTTTTTGTTTTTTCTTCATCATGTACGGTTTATGGTCAGCCTGATCAGTTGCCGGTAAGTGAGGATACTCCGCTTAAATCCGCATCCTCGCCTTACGGGAACACAAAAAAGATGTCAGAGGAAATTATTGAAGATACCGTTATGTCCTCTGGAATAAAGGCCATATCCCTGCGTTATTTCAACCCGATAGGAGCTCATGAGTCAGCTCTGATCGGTGAAATGCCGCTTGGCGTTCCGGATAATCTTATTCCATATGTGACCCAGACAGCTATTGGAAAACGCGATCATTTACGGGTCTTTGGCGGAGATTATCCTACTCCGGATGGCACCCCCATCAGGGATTATATTCATATCACGGATCTGGCCAAAGCCCATATTGTCGCTCTGCAACGTTTAATACGAGGTAGAAATAAACGGGATTATGAGATCTTTAATCTGGGAACAGGGCGCGGATATTCTGTATTGGAGGTCATCAAATCATTTGAAAAGGTGTCGGGTATGAAGTTGCCCTTTGAAATTGTCGATCGAAGACAGGGAGATATGGAACAGGTTTGGGCCGATACCTCATTAGCCAACAGGGAACTTGGATGGAAAGCCTTAAAAGATCTTGACGAGATGATCCTTTCAGCATGGGAATGGGAAAAGGCATTAGGCAAAAACAGTTGACAGCCGACAGTTATCAGGTGTAACATTGATAAAATAATTCATATTTAAACCCCGATAGTATTATGAGAAAGAACATTTTAATTACCGGTGGAGCTGGTTTTATTGGATCGCATGTTGTCAGGCTTTTTATTAATAAGTATCCTGAATACAGTATAGTTAATCTGGATAAGCTGACATATGCCGGCAACCTGGCAAACTTGAAAGATATTGAAAATAAGCCGAATTATGAATTCGTGAAAGGAGATATCTCGGATGAAGATTTTGTCGACGGGCTTTTTCATAAAAAAGGATTCGACGGGGTCATTCATCTGGCAGCCGAATCCCATGTTGACCGTTCCATTGCTCATCCCAAGGATTTTATAATGACTAACATCATTGGGACCCTGGTACTTCTGAATGCCGCCAGGCACTCGTGGGGAGAAAATTATTCCGGGAAACGGTTTTATCATATTTCCACTGATGAAGTTTACGGTTCACTTGGTCATGAAGGGTATTTTACTGAAACAACGGCCTATGATCCCCGCAGTCCATATTCTGCATCAAAGGCAGGTTCTGATCATATTGTGAGAGCTTATTATCATACGTATCATCTTCCTGTTGTCATATCCAACTGTTCAAATAATTATGGTTCTTTCCAGTTTCCTGAAAAGCTGATTCCGCTGGTGATCAACAATATCAGGCATAGCAAGCCTCTTCCGGTTTATGGAAAGGGCGAAAATATCAGGGATTGGTTATATGTTGAAGACCATGCCCGGGCTATAGATCTGATCTTTCACAATGGCCGTGACGGAGAAACATATAATATTGGCGGAAGTAATGAATGGCAAAATATCCGGTTAGTCAGAAAATTGTGTGAAATCATGGACAATAAATTGAACCGGCCTGCAGGTACATCAGCTAATCTGATCACATTTGTCAAAGACAGGGCTGGTCATGACCAGCGTTATGCCATTGACTCTTCTAAACTGCAAAAGGAACTGCATTGGAGTCCTTCAGTGAAATTTGAGGCAGGTCTGGAAAAAACAGTAGACTGGTA
This sequence is a window from Bacteroidota bacterium. Protein-coding genes within it:
- the galE gene encoding UDP-glucose 4-epimerase GalE, yielding MKILVTGGTGYIGSHTVVELQQEGFEVVIIDNLSNSKFEVVQAIKKITGISPDVEIFDLTDEKKVADFFRRHSDLTGIIHFAAFKKVGESVKEPLKYYRNNIVALLNLLYAMKKHSLAFFVFSSSCTVYGQPDQLPVSEDTPLKSASSPYGNTKKMSEEIIEDTVMSSGIKAISLRYFNPIGAHESALIGEMPLGVPDNLIPYVTQTAIGKRDHLRVFGGDYPTPDGTPIRDYIHITDLAKAHIVALQRLIRGRNKRDYEIFNLGTGRGYSVLEVIKSFEKVSGMKLPFEIVDRRQGDMEQVWADTSLANRELGWKALKDLDEMILSAWEWEKALGKNS
- a CDS encoding Gfo/Idh/MocA family oxidoreductase, producing the protein MKKNMNKVRFALIGAAGFIAPRHMKAIKETGNDLIVMLDPCDSVGVIDSYFPDADFFTEPERFDRHIDKLRRQGEKKIDYISICSPNYLHDAHIRLTLRNDAHAICEKPLVLNPWNVDALDEIEKETGKKINVILQLRLHPVIQELKKKISESSQNKIYDIDLTYITSRGRWYFYSWKGDIIKSGGVATNIGVHFFDVLTSIFGDVEQSTVHFSDQKTVAGFLYLKNARIRWLLSLDFELLPDEIKARGQQTYRSLTLDGKEIEFSEGFTDLHTVSYKKILEGDGFTVHDARPGIRIAYEIRNALPSGLKGDYHPFLQKIMRK
- the rfbB gene encoding dTDP-glucose 4,6-dehydratase, yielding MRKNILITGGAGFIGSHVVRLFINKYPEYSIVNLDKLTYAGNLANLKDIENKPNYEFVKGDISDEDFVDGLFHKKGFDGVIHLAAESHVDRSIAHPKDFIMTNIIGTLVLLNAARHSWGENYSGKRFYHISTDEVYGSLGHEGYFTETTAYDPRSPYSASKAGSDHIVRAYYHTYHLPVVISNCSNNYGSFQFPEKLIPLVINNIRHSKPLPVYGKGENIRDWLYVEDHARAIDLIFHNGRDGETYNIGGSNEWQNIRLVRKLCEIMDNKLNRPAGTSANLITFVKDRAGHDQRYAIDSSKLQKELHWSPSVKFEAGLEKTVDWYLQNEAWLNNVTSGDYQKYYDEQYRKR